A genomic stretch from Thermomonospora umbrina includes:
- a CDS encoding helix-turn-helix domain-containing protein, translated as MAGSKVGSIGEYIRDQRQRAKISLRQLADVSGISNPYLSQIERGLRKPSAEILQQIAKGLRISAEALYVQAGILEDREADTDVQAAIRADLLLTERQKQVLMDIYESFRKENEAAEAWPDGPDGPDEDVPGVEETDQSRQGRKTTHDACRQDP; from the coding sequence ATGGCGGGTTCGAAGGTCGGCTCGATCGGGGAGTACATCCGTGACCAGCGGCAACGGGCGAAGATCTCGTTGCGGCAGCTCGCGGACGTGTCGGGCATCTCCAACCCCTATCTGAGCCAGATCGAGCGCGGGCTGCGCAAGCCGAGCGCGGAGATCCTCCAGCAGATCGCCAAGGGTCTGCGCATCTCCGCCGAGGCGCTGTACGTCCAGGCCGGGATCCTCGAGGATCGCGAGGCCGACACCGACGTGCAGGCCGCCATCCGCGCCGACCTGCTCCTCACGGAACGCCAGAAACAGGTCCTGATGGACATCTACGAGTCGTTCCGCAAGGAGAACGAGGCCGCGGAGGCGTGGCCCGACGGCCCGGACGGGCCGGACGAGGACGTCCCCGGCGTCGAGGAGACAGACCAGAGCCGACAAGGAAGGAAGACGACGCATGACGCTTGCCGACAGGATCCGTGA
- a CDS encoding serine/threonine-protein kinase, with translation MNEWRIADFREVRELGRGAQGRVVLAVHEQSGTPVAIKYLAAGAEVEDRARFAQEARMLAQVQSPHVARLYRLVESEQGTAIIMEAVNGASLKEVLAQHGALQPEAALAVLKGSLLGLAAAHAVGVVHRDYKPANVVVPADGYSRLIDFGIAVMAGTASRSGTPSYMAPEQWENEPATPATDVYAATCVFFEAVTGRRPYAGTDQIAMMNGHLLQPVPVDSVPEPLRPLVARGMAKRAEHRPFGAAAFVDELEQTARAAYGADWEDRGVRTLAAGAVALAALFPLTAAGLAPLVGAGAGAAGAGGAASAVGGAAAGKGVLASAGAKITIAALGTAAAVTTGAVAVNALDSDETVRARPTPTVLAGVPYDFGAFTLRIPRGWQVTPLQGGTRNGQPVQDSYRVNVPGRCTGDSENNRYDKYVYTTFCPGFAVLGPSRVEPENGPGGVSPNAYYHAAGDISHICPPDPERYPSARGVTRTRTATLPWGNRRALYGEWRMRCASIRGGDVIDVNVYFTQRLWFLPQSQIAIVDEWGVPGLDKVLAAAVWRR, from the coding sequence GTGAACGAATGGCGGATCGCGGACTTCCGCGAGGTGCGTGAACTGGGTCGGGGCGCGCAGGGCCGGGTCGTGCTGGCGGTGCACGAGCAGTCCGGGACACCCGTGGCCATCAAGTATCTGGCGGCCGGGGCGGAGGTGGAGGACCGTGCGCGGTTCGCGCAGGAGGCCCGGATGCTGGCGCAGGTGCAGAGTCCGCACGTGGCGCGGCTGTACCGATTGGTGGAGAGCGAGCAGGGCACCGCGATCATCATGGAGGCGGTGAACGGGGCCTCGCTCAAGGAGGTCCTGGCCCAACATGGCGCGCTCCAACCGGAGGCGGCGCTGGCCGTTCTGAAGGGCTCGCTGCTGGGATTGGCCGCGGCCCACGCGGTCGGTGTCGTTCATCGGGACTACAAGCCGGCCAACGTGGTCGTTCCGGCCGACGGGTACAGCAGGCTCATCGACTTCGGCATCGCCGTCATGGCGGGCACCGCGTCGCGGTCGGGGACCCCGTCGTACATGGCGCCGGAGCAGTGGGAGAACGAGCCCGCGACACCCGCCACCGACGTGTACGCGGCGACCTGCGTGTTCTTCGAGGCCGTCACCGGCCGCCGCCCGTACGCCGGGACCGACCAGATCGCGATGATGAACGGGCACCTGCTCCAGCCGGTGCCGGTGGACTCCGTGCCGGAGCCGCTGCGTCCGCTGGTCGCCCGGGGGATGGCCAAGCGCGCCGAGCACCGTCCGTTCGGCGCCGCCGCGTTCGTGGACGAGTTGGAGCAGACCGCGCGGGCCGCCTACGGGGCGGACTGGGAGGACCGCGGCGTGCGGACGCTGGCCGCCGGGGCGGTGGCGCTGGCCGCGCTGTTCCCGCTGACGGCCGCCGGGCTTGCGCCGCTAGTGGGCGCGGGCGCCGGAGCGGCCGGGGCCGGCGGCGCGGCGAGCGCGGTGGGCGGGGCGGCGGCGGGCAAGGGCGTGCTCGCCAGTGCCGGCGCCAAGATCACCATTGCGGCGCTGGGAACGGCCGCCGCCGTCACCACCGGAGCCGTCGCGGTCAACGCGCTGGACAGCGACGAGACCGTGCGCGCCCGCCCGACCCCGACCGTTCTGGCCGGGGTGCCCTACGACTTCGGAGCCTTCACCCTCAGGATCCCGCGCGGCTGGCAGGTCACCCCGCTCCAGGGCGGCACCCGGAACGGGCAGCCCGTCCAGGACAGCTACCGCGTGAACGTGCCCGGCCGTTGCACGGGCGACAGCGAGAACAACCGATACGACAAGTACGTGTACACGACCTTCTGCCCGGGTTTCGCCGTCCTGGGGCCGAGCCGGGTCGAGCCGGAGAACGGGCCCGGCGGCGTCTCCCCGAACGCCTACTACCACGCGGCCGGGGACATCAGCCACATCTGCCCACCCGACCCCGAGCGGTACCCGTCCGCCCGCGGAGTGACCAGGACGAGGACGGCGACGCTCCCTTGGGGCAACCGCCGAGCGCTGTACGGCGAGTGGCGGATGCGCTGCGCGAGCATCCGCGGCGGCGACGTCATCGACGTGAACGTGTACTTCACGCAGCGCCTCTGGTTCCTGCCGCAGTCGCAGATCGCCATCGTGGACGAGTGGGGCGTCCCGGGCCTGGACAAGGTCCTGGCGGCGGCGGTCTGGCGGCGGTGA
- a CDS encoding DUF2516 family protein, translating into MWQGLNLFFWFLAIVAFGFELWALFDAVRAPAGAYTAADKQTKNLWLILLVVAVVVGLGGAVGFLHLLSFLPIAAFLVAAIYLADVRPAVAQYRGKGKGDSSNMGPYGPW; encoded by the coding sequence GTGTGGCAAGGACTGAACCTCTTCTTCTGGTTCCTGGCGATCGTGGCCTTCGGATTCGAGCTGTGGGCCCTGTTCGACGCGGTCAGGGCGCCGGCCGGGGCCTACACGGCCGCCGACAAGCAGACCAAGAACCTGTGGCTGATCCTGCTGGTGGTGGCGGTCGTGGTCGGTCTCGGCGGGGCCGTCGGGTTCCTGCACCTGCTGTCGTTCCTGCCCATCGCGGCGTTCCTGGTGGCGGCGATCTACCTCGCCGACGTGCGGCCGGCGGTCGCCCAGTACCGCGGCAAGGGCAAGGGCGACTCCTCCAACATGGGCCCGTACGGCCCCTGGTGA
- a CDS encoding class I SAM-dependent methyltransferase, translating to MAEQATLRDVSDTALVTAVVRARESAGRDPLFRDPYADALAGERGRRLAGRLQVALISSGVIARTAVYDALIRRMVREEGIGCVLNLGAGLDTRPYRLDLPSDLRWVEADLPGILDHKERVLAAEKPKCELTRVRADLSDPEARRALLDGIADGPPVLVVCEGLIPYLEAGDVTALAAEFSARPAVGWWALDMIGPLFVQVAKKVAGRRMERADASLRFVPDEGAEFFGPLGWDPVDVRSSWVERRRLGREPALMRAIWTVSPAKTREFFRQQGMFVTLRRSSAPSANAGTE from the coding sequence ATGGCCGAACAGGCGACGTTGCGGGACGTCTCGGACACCGCGCTCGTGACGGCGGTCGTGCGCGCCCGGGAGTCCGCGGGGCGCGACCCGCTGTTCCGCGACCCGTACGCCGACGCGCTGGCGGGGGAACGCGGGCGGCGGCTCGCGGGGCGGCTCCAGGTGGCGCTGATCTCGTCCGGGGTGATCGCCCGGACCGCCGTGTACGACGCTTTGATCCGGCGGATGGTCCGCGAGGAGGGCATCGGCTGTGTGCTCAACCTCGGCGCGGGCCTGGACACCCGGCCGTACCGGCTGGACCTGCCGTCCGACCTGCGGTGGGTGGAGGCGGACCTGCCCGGCATCCTCGACCACAAGGAACGGGTGCTGGCGGCGGAGAAGCCCAAGTGCGAGCTGACCCGCGTACGGGCCGACCTGAGCGACCCGGAAGCCCGTCGCGCCCTGCTCGACGGGATCGCCGACGGCCCCCCGGTGCTGGTGGTGTGCGAGGGCCTGATCCCGTACCTGGAGGCCGGGGACGTGACGGCGCTCGCCGCCGAGTTCAGCGCCCGGCCCGCCGTCGGGTGGTGGGCGCTGGACATGATCGGGCCCCTGTTCGTCCAAGTCGCCAAAAAGGTCGCCGGCCGCCGGATGGAGCGGGCCGACGCCTCGCTGCGGTTCGTGCCCGATGAGGGGGCGGAGTTCTTCGGCCCCCTCGGCTGGGACCCCGTGGACGTCCGCTCCTCGTGGGTGGAGCGCCGCAGGCTGGGCCGCGAGCCCGCCCTGATGCGCGCCATCTGGACGGTCAGCCCGGCCAAGACTCGCGAGTTCTTCCGCCAGCAGGGCATGTTCGTCACCCTGCGGCGGTCGTCTGCTCCTTCGGCGAACGCTGGAACAGAATGA
- a CDS encoding SGNH/GDSL hydrolase family protein produces MPRLVWCALVALVLLLCGCNTPQDPASPRAEPPRAVEPPREHAPVVFVLGDSYTAGIRAVPAEQTYAAETARRLGWQVVIAGHSGTGFVTRGRVGMDFGALFEAQLSWRPAPDLIVISGGHNDQHTRTLPQVGAAADRLLRAVKAHWPETHVVLMGPLWGGTPPPAALRVRDALRGTARGLRVPFVDPLVEPWITGHFKKNGNARRFVMSDGTHFNAAGHRHVAERFVAELRRLGLERPALGRPATRRKPAQNGMERP; encoded by the coding sequence GTGCCCCGTCTCGTCTGGTGCGCCCTGGTGGCGCTGGTGCTCCTGCTCTGCGGTTGCAACACTCCGCAGGACCCGGCCTCCCCCAGGGCCGAACCGCCCAGGGCCGTGGAGCCGCCCCGAGAGCACGCACCGGTGGTGTTCGTGCTGGGCGACAGCTACACGGCGGGCATTCGGGCCGTTCCGGCGGAGCAGACCTACGCCGCCGAGACCGCGCGCAGGCTGGGCTGGCAGGTGGTGATCGCCGGGCACAGCGGAACGGGCTTCGTGACGCGCGGACGCGTCGGGATGGACTTCGGGGCGCTGTTCGAGGCCCAGTTGTCGTGGCGGCCCGCCCCCGACCTGATCGTGATCTCGGGCGGCCACAACGACCAGCACACCCGGACCCTCCCGCAGGTGGGGGCCGCCGCCGACCGGCTGCTGCGCGCGGTCAAGGCGCACTGGCCGGAGACCCACGTCGTGCTGATGGGGCCGCTGTGGGGCGGCACGCCGCCGCCGGCCGCCCTGCGCGTCCGGGACGCGCTGCGGGGCACCGCGCGCGGCCTCCGGGTCCCGTTCGTCGACCCGCTCGTCGAGCCGTGGATCACCGGGCACTTCAAGAAGAACGGCAACGCCCGTCGTTTCGTGATGTCGGACGGCACGCACTTCAACGCCGCCGGTCACCGCCATGTCGCCGAACGGTTCGTCGCCGAGCTGCGCCGGCTCGGCCTGGAACGCCCCGCCCTCGGCAGGCCCGCCACGCGCCGCAAGCCCGCGCAGAACGGCATGGAACGGCCCTGA
- a CDS encoding cytochrome ubiquinol oxidase subunit I produces MTTFVILADAASPADFAAARQQMAFTLGFHIILASIGIGLPAITLLAEWRALRTGDQVYAELARRWMKAAGVLFAVGAVSGTVLSFEMGTLWPGFMDKYGQVFGAAFALEGIAFFIEAIFMGIYLYGWDRLPPRVHFLTGIPVVIAGLLSASFVVTVNSWMNQPQGFKLVNGEVTDVDPLAAMFNPATPVQAVHLILASLMVCGFVVASVYAVALLRDHRAGRPLDPYHKRGFAIPFTLGAVCAPLQVLVGDWAVRFVHDNQPIKFAAMEGVHHTEAGVPFKFAVFEIPNALSLMTSFDANATIRGLDSWPEDVRPPDEIVRISFEIMITLGMALLALATWWAFAWWRHRKGREGLGWNPWFLRLAALAGVGACVAMEAGWTTTEVGRQPWIVYGVMRTEEAVNTAPGLRFGLYVVLVVYAVLAVATVSVLRRMRRRPDEPATPAKELEVVG; encoded by the coding sequence ATGACGACGTTCGTGATCCTCGCCGACGCCGCGAGTCCCGCCGACTTCGCGGCGGCACGCCAACAGATGGCGTTCACGCTGGGGTTCCACATCATCCTGGCCAGCATCGGCATCGGCCTGCCCGCGATCACCCTGCTCGCCGAGTGGCGCGCGCTGCGCACGGGCGATCAGGTGTACGCGGAGCTGGCCCGCAGGTGGATGAAGGCCGCCGGAGTGCTGTTCGCCGTTGGAGCGGTCTCCGGAACGGTGCTGTCCTTCGAGATGGGCACCCTGTGGCCCGGCTTCATGGACAAGTACGGCCAGGTGTTCGGTGCCGCCTTCGCCCTCGAAGGCATCGCCTTCTTCATCGAAGCGATCTTCATGGGAATCTACCTGTACGGCTGGGACCGACTGCCACCGAGGGTCCACTTCCTCACCGGCATCCCGGTGGTGATCGCGGGGCTGCTGTCGGCCTCGTTCGTGGTCACCGTGAACTCCTGGATGAACCAGCCGCAGGGATTCAAGCTGGTCAACGGCGAGGTCACCGACGTGGACCCGCTCGCCGCCATGTTCAACCCGGCCACCCCGGTGCAGGCCGTCCACCTGATCCTGGCCTCGCTGATGGTCTGCGGGTTCGTCGTCGCTTCGGTGTACGCGGTGGCGCTGCTGCGCGACCACCGGGCCGGCAGGCCGTTGGACCCGTACCACAAGCGCGGATTCGCGATCCCGTTCACGCTCGGCGCGGTCTGTGCACCGCTCCAGGTGCTGGTGGGCGACTGGGCGGTGCGGTTCGTCCATGACAACCAGCCGATCAAGTTCGCGGCGATGGAGGGTGTCCACCACACCGAGGCGGGTGTGCCGTTCAAGTTCGCGGTCTTCGAGATCCCGAACGCGTTGTCGCTGATGACGAGCTTCGACGCGAACGCGACGATCCGGGGGCTGGACTCGTGGCCGGAGGACGTGCGGCCGCCGGACGAGATCGTCCGGATCTCGTTCGAGATCATGATCACGCTGGGGATGGCGCTGCTGGCGCTGGCGACCTGGTGGGCGTTCGCCTGGTGGCGGCACCGGAAGGGCCGTGAGGGCCTGGGCTGGAACCCGTGGTTCCTGCGGCTGGCGGCCCTCGCCGGGGTCGGCGCGTGCGTCGCCATGGAGGCCGGTTGGACGACCACGGAGGTCGGCCGCCAACCCTGGATCGTGTACGGCGTGATGCGCACCGAGGAGGCCGTCAACACGGCCCCCGGCCTGCGGTTCGGCCTGTACGTGGTGCTCGTCGTGTACGCGGTGCTCGCGGTGGCCACGGTCAGCGTGCTGCGCCGGATGCGCCGCCGCCCGGACGAGCCCGCGACACCCGCCAAGGAGCTGGAGGTCGTCGGATGA
- a CDS encoding cytochrome d ubiquinol oxidase subunit II encodes MSYPDIALGLILLGLSAYLLFGGADFGAGLWHLVSRRRADQKVIEHAMGPLWEANHVWLIFVMVMTWTAFPPVFADIMSEHWIPLSLAALGIVARGSAFVFAKDAPAAVYSWTFGISSVLTPYCMGAVAAVIATSGSSWLSVAGLYGGLLTTGLCAYLAAVYLIWDARRLGEDGPATRFRAYALVTGVAVGLLALPGALTLDVLSPLTVISAVAGVVSLGLLAARRYLAVRVTAGLAAATVLWGAAGLADLDLDAAAAHDSALRVVFFALGVGALILVPSMTWLFILFQRSPKEQTTAAG; translated from the coding sequence ATGAGCTACCCGGACATCGCGCTGGGCCTGATCCTGCTGGGTCTGTCGGCGTACCTGCTGTTCGGCGGGGCCGACTTCGGCGCCGGGCTCTGGCATCTGGTGTCGCGCCGGCGCGCGGACCAGAAGGTGATCGAGCACGCCATGGGGCCGCTGTGGGAGGCCAACCACGTCTGGCTGATCTTCGTGATGGTGATGACGTGGACGGCGTTCCCGCCGGTCTTCGCCGACATCATGTCCGAGCACTGGATCCCGCTGTCGCTGGCCGCCCTGGGGATCGTGGCCCGGGGCAGCGCGTTCGTGTTCGCCAAGGACGCCCCGGCGGCCGTGTACTCGTGGACCTTCGGGATCTCCTCGGTGCTCACGCCGTACTGCATGGGCGCGGTCGCCGCCGTCATCGCCACGTCCGGGTCGAGTTGGCTCAGCGTGGCGGGCCTGTACGGCGGGCTGCTCACCACCGGGCTGTGCGCGTACCTCGCGGCGGTCTACCTGATCTGGGACGCCCGCCGACTGGGCGAGGACGGCCCGGCGACGCGGTTCCGGGCGTACGCGCTGGTCACCGGAGTCGCCGTCGGGCTCCTGGCGCTGCCGGGGGCGTTGACGCTGGACGTCCTGTCGCCGCTCACCGTGATCTCGGCGGTGGCGGGGGTGGTGTCGCTCGGGCTGCTGGCCGCCCGCCGCTACCTGGCGGTACGGGTCACGGCCGGGCTGGCCGCCGCCACGGTGCTGTGGGGGGCCGCCGGGCTGGCCGACCTGGATCTGGACGCGGCGGCGGCCCACGACTCCGCGCTGCGCGTCGTCTTCTTCGCCCTGGGCGTGGGGGCGCTGATCCTGGTGCCGTCGATGACCTGGCTGTTCATTCTGTTCCAGCGTTCGCCGAAGGAGCAGACGACCGCCGCAGGGTGA
- a CDS encoding neutral zinc metallopeptidase, with translation MARQPPVRSPYRLPPRRPRPRRSLGGAVAGILGVVAAILVFAVLGLATFMENGGVTVGLGGRAPEVKRETATHNPLYRTGRLTPVGCRLPGIEAGVDSSMERFMETLSRCLDRSWGRQFDKAELAFDAPKRIFWNTPGRGPCGSFPNPGAAAFYCPENNTMYVGLRHIVETSGGEPVSHYAVYARVIAHEYGHHVQERAGILAYGHRRMDTASVAARTEASRRIELQAQCLAGLFLGAERSTLPMTRRQYEAMMVDVRGRGDEKQPAHRRDHGSGHHYAGWVEKGYRDPSVGVCDTWSVPAADVD, from the coding sequence ATGGCCCGCCAACCCCCCGTCCGCTCGCCGTACCGGCTGCCGCCCCGGAGGCCGCGGCCTCGGCGGAGCCTGGGCGGAGCGGTGGCCGGGATCCTCGGCGTGGTCGCCGCGATCCTGGTGTTCGCGGTGTTGGGCCTGGCGACGTTCATGGAGAACGGCGGCGTCACGGTGGGTCTGGGCGGGAGGGCCCCGGAGGTCAAGCGGGAGACGGCCACCCACAATCCGCTCTACCGGACCGGCCGGCTGACACCCGTCGGGTGCAGGCTGCCGGGCATCGAGGCCGGGGTGGACTCGTCGATGGAGCGGTTCATGGAGACGCTGAGCCGCTGCCTCGACCGGTCGTGGGGGCGGCAGTTCGACAAGGCGGAGCTGGCGTTCGACGCCCCCAAGCGCATCTTCTGGAACACTCCGGGTCGGGGCCCCTGCGGCAGTTTCCCCAATCCGGGGGCCGCCGCCTTCTACTGCCCCGAGAACAACACCATGTACGTGGGCCTGCGCCACATCGTGGAGACCTCCGGCGGCGAGCCCGTCTCCCACTACGCCGTGTACGCGCGGGTGATCGCGCACGAGTACGGCCACCACGTGCAGGAACGGGCGGGCATCCTCGCCTATGGGCACCGCCGCATGGACACGGCCTCTGTCGCCGCCCGCACCGAGGCCAGCCGCCGCATCGAGCTGCAGGCCCAATGCCTCGCCGGGCTCTTCCTGGGGGCGGAGCGGAGCACGCTGCCGATGACGCGACGGCAGTACGAGGCGATGATGGTCGACGTTCGCGGGCGGGGCGACGAGAAGCAGCCCGCTCATCGGCGCGACCACGGCTCCGGGCACCACTACGCGGGCTGGGTCGAGAAGGGCTACCGGGACCCGTCGGTCGGGGTCTGCGACACCTGGAGCGTGCCCGCCGCCGACGTCGACTGA